The Candidatus Neomarinimicrobiota bacterium genome has a window encoding:
- a CDS encoding dihydroorotate dehydrogenase, translated as MVDLTVTLGDKLVLQNPILTASGTFGYGDEVPELVDVNQLGGLVTKSITRHPREGHPPPRIAETSAGMLNAIGLANIGVERFCNEKLPYLAELSTAAIVSIAGSSFEEYQEVMKIIEGRQPRIMGYEINISCPNVHDGGMEFGVSTYMTEELTRHLRELTARFLIVKLSPNVTAISDIAKAAEQGGADAISAINTVVGMGVDPRTGTFQLSTGIGGLSGPAIKPIALAAVYKVAQAVTIPVIGIGGIMTVGDVVAFVRAGAHAVQIGTANFRDPGIGIRLISELGSFLEELGVSRLSEIRGSAH; from the coding sequence ATGGTGGATCTCACTGTCACACTCGGTGATAAACTAGTCCTCCAGAACCCGATTCTCACCGCCAGCGGTACCTTTGGCTACGGAGACGAGGTCCCGGAGCTGGTGGACGTGAACCAGCTAGGGGGACTGGTTACAAAGTCTATCACTCGTCATCCCCGGGAAGGCCATCCACCGCCGCGAATTGCCGAGACCTCTGCCGGTATGCTCAACGCCATCGGCCTAGCCAATATCGGAGTGGAACGCTTCTGTAATGAGAAACTGCCTTATCTGGCTGAGCTGAGCACCGCTGCCATTGTAAGCATCGCCGGCTCCAGTTTCGAAGAGTACCAGGAGGTGATGAAGATCATTGAGGGACGGCAGCCGCGTATTATGGGCTATGAGATCAATATCTCCTGCCCTAATGTGCATGATGGGGGCATGGAGTTCGGCGTCAGCACCTATATGACTGAAGAGCTGACCCGTCACCTACGGGAGCTAACCGCGCGCTTCCTGATAGTTAAGCTCAGCCCGAACGTAACGGCCATCAGTGACATTGCTAAGGCGGCGGAGCAGGGAGGGGCCGATGCAATCAGCGCTATTAATACCGTAGTGGGTATGGGAGTGGATCCCAGGACAGGCACATTCCAGCTCAGTACTGGCATTGGTGGTTTGTCAGGCCCGGCGATCAAACCCATCGCGCTGGCAGCTGTGTATAAGGTAGCCCAGGCAGTGACTATCCCGGTCATCGGGATCGGAGGTATCATGACCGTCGGGGATGTTGTGGCTTTCGTCCGGGCAGGTGCCCACGCAGTGCAGATTGGAACGGCCAATTTTCGGGATCCAGGAATTGGGATTCGCCTTATTTCCGAACTAGGTTCTTTTCTTGAGGAATTGGGCGTAAGCCGCCTTTCT